GATATGGCCGTGATGCTTACGTCCAACTTGCTGAATCAGGAAGACATTGCGTATGAAACCCTGATGAAATCCCCCCGAAAACTTTGGGTTAGTTCCGACCATAAACTAGTTCAGCAGCCGACAGTAACCCTGAAAGACATCGCCGAAGAACCATACGTCATGCTTACTGTAGACGAGGCCAGCAATACAGCGCAAAAATACTGGAACAAGACTCCATTCCGACCCAATACGATTTTTCGTACATCATCAGTAGAAGCCGTAAGGGGACTGGTTGCAAATGGTGTAGGGGTTACCATACTCTCTGACATGGTTTATCGTCCCTGGTCTTTGGAGGGGCACCGAATTGAAGCTCGGGAGATTTCAGAGAAAATCCCAACGATGGATATAGGCCTCGCCTGGAAACAGGAAAAGGAATTCTCATCCGTAGAAATGGCATTCCGTGAATTCATGAGCCAGATGAAGGTTGAATTCGACTAGTCTAGCAAACCGGGAACGGTTCAATCCTTCATGTATTTAGGAATAGCGATGTCGCATTGACACCTAGCCCAACCCGACAAAGAAGAATATGCCCCCAAATTCGGTAGCTAGCCGATATATGACATGATCTTCAGTGATGTAAGTGATGTTCTGAAAATGAGTGACCGTTACAACTTAATAACATGTCAAATTTTGCACCAAGATCTCGTATTGTTTGCACGCACCCTTTTTTTGATATGCTTCTATCAACCTTCCTTAACCAACCTTGATCTATTTCAACTAGAAAAAAAGGGCCCTTTCGGGCCCCAGTCAGTCTGCAATGCAAAAGGCCCGTCTATCTGGCCATCAAGACCTGTTCCAAGATATCAAGTCCCTCGTTAAGAAGATCGTCGCTGGCCGTCAGCGCCGGCAGGAAGCGGATCACGTTGCCGCGCACCCCGCAACTGAGCAGGGTGAGGCCTTTTTCCGCGGCGTCGCGGACAATGCGGCCGGTGAGCTCCGGGTCGGGCCGGTCGGCCTCGCCGTCTTTGACCAGCTCCATGGCGATCATGGCGCCAAGGTTGCGCACTTCGCCGATCGAGCTCATGCCGTTGCCCTTGAGGCGCAGCAGTCGGCCCTTGAACAGCTCGCCGATCTCCACGGCGCGCTGGCACAGGTTATCCTGCTCGATAATCTCCATCACCTTTAGCCCGGCGACACAGCCGAGCGGTGAGCCGCCATAGGTGCCGCCGAGGCCGCCCGGCGCCGCCGCGTCCATCATGTCCGCCTTGCCGACCACGCCGCTGATCGGGAAGCCGCCGGCCATGGCCTTGGCCACCGTCATCAGGTCCGGCTCAACGTCGCTATATTCGGTGGCAAACATCTTGCCGGTCCGGGCAAAGCCGGTCTGGATCTCGTCACAGATCAGCAGCATGCCGTGTTCATCACACAGTTTGCGCAGCGCCTGCATGAAGTCGGGGCTGGCCGCATAGAAGCCGCCCTCGCCCTGCACCGGCTCGAGGATGATCGCCGCGACCCGTTTGGGGTCGATATCCGCCTTGAACAGGCCGTCCAGCGCCTCCAGGCTCATCTGTTCGGTGATGCCGTGATAGGCCACGGGATAAGGCACATGATAGATGTCGGACGGAAACGGGCCGAAGCCGACCTTGTAGGGCGCCACCTTGCCGGTCAGCGCCATGCCCATCATGGTGCGGCCGTGAAAGCCGCCCTTGAAAGCAATGATACCGGAGCGTCCGGTCGCGGCTCTTGCGATCTTGACCGCATTTTCCACCGCTTCCGCCCCGGTGGTGAGGAAAATGGATTTCTTGGGGCTAGGTCCCGGAGCAGCGTCATTGAGCTTTTCCGCCAGCGCGATATAGCTCTCGTAAGGATTGACCTGGAAACAGCTGTGCGAGAAGTTATCCAGCTGCGCCTTCACCGCTTCAATGATCCGCGGGTCACTGTGCCCGGTGTTGTTGACGGCGATGCCGGTGGCAAAGTCGATATAGCGCTTGCCTTCCACATCCCAGAGTTCGGCATTTTCCGCCCGCGCCGCAAAGCGCTGGTGCATGGTGCCGACACCACGAGCCACCGCCGCCTCCCGGCGCGCCCAAAGTTCTGCATTCGTCATGTTAAAGCCCTCCTATCAGGCAATATTTCAGTTCCACATAATCATCGATGCCGTAGTGGGAGCCTTCCCGCCCGACACCGCTCTCCTTGACACCGCCGAACGGTGCCACTTCGGTGGAGAGTATCCCTTCGTTGATACCGACCATGCCGTATTCCAGCGCCTCGGCGACCCGGAACACCCGGCCCAGATCCCGGGCATAGAAATAGGCGGCGAGGCCATAAGGTGTATCATTGGCCATGCGGATCACCTCATCTTCATCGCGGAAGCGGAACACCGGCGCCACCGGGCCAAAGATTTCCGCCCGGGAGATCTCCTCGCCATGCTGCAGGTTGGTCAGCACGGTGGGTTCAAAATAATTCTCGCCAAAGTCATGACGTCCTCCACCGGTGGCTGCCGTACCGCCCGCCACAATCGAGGCCTTGACCAGCCCGTCCACCTTCTCCACGGCCGCCTGGTTAATCAGCGGGCCAACAGCTATCCCCTCTTCTGCGCCATCACCAACTTTCAACTTCTCCACTTCCTCGGTCAGCCGGGCGACAAAGGCGTCATGGATCCCGTCCTGGACATAGAAGCGGTTGGCGCAGACGCAGGTCTGGCCGGCGTTACGGTATTTGCTGGCCATGGCGCCCTTGATTGCCGCTTCCAGGTCGGCATCATCAAATACGATGAAGGGCGCATTGCCGCCGAGCTCCAGGGAAACTTTCTTGACGGTTCCCGCGCATTGCTGCGCCAGCAGCTTGCCCACCGCGGTGGAGCCGGTGAAGCTGAATTTGCGAATTGTCGGATGAGTGGTCAGCACCCGGCCGACGTCCGCCGGTTTGGTGGTAGTGACAATCTGCAGGCAATCTTCCGGCAGGCCTGCTTCCAGCGCCAGTTTTTGCAGCGCCAGCGCCGACAGCGGTGTCGCTTCCGCCGGCTTTACTATAGCGGTACAGCCCGCCGCCAGCGCAGGGGCCACCTTGCGGGTGATCATGGCATTGGGAAAGTTCCAGGGCGTGATGGCGCTCACCACACCGATCGGCTGCTTGAGCACCATGATCCGCTTGTCCGCTCCCGGGGCCGGGATCATGTCGCCATAAAGCCGTTTACCTTCCTCGGCGAACCATTCGATAAAGCTGGCACCGTAAGCCACTTCGCCCCACGCTTCGGCCAGCGGTTTGCCGCACTCCGCCGTGATGATCCGGGCCAGCATCTCCTGATGCTCCATTATCAAATTATACCAGCGTGTGAGCACCGCCGACCGCTCCTTGGCGGTACGTTTTGACCAGTCGCCAAAGGCCGTTTCCGCCTT
The Emcibacter nanhaiensis DNA segment above includes these coding regions:
- the gabT gene encoding 4-aminobutyrate--2-oxoglutarate transaminase, encoding MTNAELWARREAAVARGVGTMHQRFAARAENAELWDVEGKRYIDFATGIAVNNTGHSDPRIIEAVKAQLDNFSHSCFQVNPYESYIALAEKLNDAAPGPSPKKSIFLTTGAEAVENAVKIARAATGRSGIIAFKGGFHGRTMMGMALTGKVAPYKVGFGPFPSDIYHVPYPVAYHGITEQMSLEALDGLFKADIDPKRVAAIILEPVQGEGGFYAASPDFMQALRKLCDEHGMLLICDEIQTGFARTGKMFATEYSDVEPDLMTVAKAMAGGFPISGVVGKADMMDAAAPGGLGGTYGGSPLGCVAGLKVMEIIEQDNLCQRAVEIGELFKGRLLRLKGNGMSSIGEVRNLGAMIAMELVKDGEADRPDPELTGRIVRDAAEKGLTLLSCGVRGNVIRFLPALTASDDLLNEGLDILEQVLMAR
- a CDS encoding NAD-dependent succinate-semialdehyde dehydrogenase, with protein sequence MADYLGQETGLLVLNPVDDSELAVVRDWTVTEVEAAVEKAETAFGDWSKRTAKERSAVLTRWYNLIMEHQEMLARIITAECGKPLAEAWGEVAYGASFIEWFAEEGKRLYGDMIPAPGADKRIMVLKQPIGVVSAITPWNFPNAMITRKVAPALAAGCTAIVKPAEATPLSALALQKLALEAGLPEDCLQIVTTTKPADVGRVLTTHPTIRKFSFTGSTAVGKLLAQQCAGTVKKVSLELGGNAPFIVFDDADLEAAIKGAMASKYRNAGQTCVCANRFYVQDGIHDAFVARLTEEVEKLKVGDGAEEGIAVGPLINQAAVEKVDGLVKASIVAGGTAATGGGRHDFGENYFEPTVLTNLQHGEEISRAEIFGPVAPVFRFRDEDEVIRMANDTPYGLAAYFYARDLGRVFRVAEALEYGMVGINEGILSTEVAPFGGVKESGVGREGSHYGIDDYVELKYCLIGGL
- a CDS encoding LysR family transcriptional regulator, translated to MISLKQIRYFIAAAEAGQITEAASHQNISQSAITTAIKSLEEMLDARLFERHSHGITLTYEGKQFLHRARNVLTAVEEAIRFPKEAHRNIAGKMRLACTYTVSGYYIPEYVTRFIRNFPNVELELFEAPRGAIEEGLISGHYDMAVMLTSNLLNQEDIAYETLMKSPRKLWVSSDHKLVQQPTVTLKDIAEEPYVMLTVDEASNTAQKYWNKTPFRPNTIFRTSSVEAVRGLVANGVGVTILSDMVYRPWSLEGHRIEAREISEKIPTMDIGLAWKQEKEFSSVEMAFREFMSQMKVEFD